A window of the Lactuca sativa cultivar Salinas chromosome 7, Lsat_Salinas_v11, whole genome shotgun sequence genome harbors these coding sequences:
- the LOC111895701 gene encoding protein JINGUBANG produces MPKEMAGKTFFSMKNNVRKKLAIVLHSSEPNVFITTHKQPENSENNFNHRSSNASLPSPVMSSCSSPVSFMSPINHIPSPYSESPWTLPHDSNGEDGIIYNTGLIGSLIREEGHIYSLALSGDLLYTGSDSKNIRVWKNLMEFSGFKSSSGLVKAIVVFRNRIFTGHEDGKIRVWKYSDKKKKAYKRIGNLPSTKDYIKSSMNPNNYIEARRHRNLPWIKHYDLVSCMCLDEENGLLYSGSWDRTMKVWRISNSKCLESVNAHDDAINSVVIGFSGLVFTGSADGTVKVWRREFVGKTKKLLLVSTLLNQDSAVTSVVVNASQATVYAGSSDGLVNFWERKKQSLLHGGVLRGHKLAVLCLATAGSLLLSGSADNSICVWRSEGSGVHTCLSVLNSHTGPVKCLAVQDRNEEYDDDEDRKDEEWIVYSGSLDNSLKLWRVSELLA; encoded by the coding sequence ATGCCGAAAGAAATGGCTGGAAAAACCTTCTTTTCGATGAAAAACAATGTCCGAAAGAAACTCGCCATTGTCCTTCACAGCTCAGAACCAAACGTTTTCATCACCACCCACAAACAACCAGAAAACTCCGAAAACAATTTTAATCACCGCAGTAGCAACGCCTCATTACCTAGCCCAGTAATGTCTTCATGTTCATCGCCAGTCTCCTTCATGTCTCCAATCAACCATATACCATCACCCTACTCCGAATCTCCTTGGACTCTTCCCCATGATAGCAATGGAGAAGATGGTATCATCTACAACACTGGCTTGATCGGGTCTTTGATACGTGAAGAGGGTCATATTTATTCGTTAGCATTGTCCGGGGATTTGTTGTACACAGGTTCCGATTCTAAGAACATTAGAGTGTGGAAGAATTTGATGGAGTTTTCAGGTTTCAAATCGAGTAGTGGATTAGTGAAAGCGATCGTTGTTTTTCGTAACCGGATATTTACCGGCCATGAGGACGGGAAGATTCGGGTTTGGAAGTATTCAGATAAGAAGAAAAAAGCTTACAAACGGATCGGTAATTTACCCTCGACAAAAGATTACATCAAGAGCTCTATGAACCCTAATAATTACATTGAAGCAAGACGACATCGTAACCTTCCATGGATCAAGCATTATGATCTTGTTTCTTGCATGTGTTTGGATGAAGAAAATGGGTTGTTGTATTCTGGATCGTGGGATAGAACAATGAAAGTTTGGAGGATTTCGAATTCGAAATGTTTAGAATCTGTAAATGCTCATGACGACGCCATTAATTCCGTAGTCATTGGGTTTTCCGGTTTGGTTTTTACGGGGTCCGCTGACGGGACGGTGAAGGTGTGGCGGAGGGAGTTCGTCGGGAAGACCAAAAAACTCCTTTTGGTTTCCACGCTTTTGAATCAAGACAGCGCTGTCACGTCTGTGGTGGTGAACGCCTCTCAGGCCACCGTGTACGCGGGATCCTCCGATGGACTGGTGAACTTTTGGGAACGCAAGAAGCAATCGTTGTTACATGGCGGAGTTCTGAGGGGTCACAAGCTTGCAGTGCTTTGTCTTGCGACTGCCGGAAGCTTGTTGTTGAGTGGGTCGGCGGATAACAGCATCTGTGTGTGGCGGAGTGAAGGTAGCGGCGTTCACACTTGCTTGTCGGTCTTGAATAGTCACACTGGTCCGGTGAAATGTCTCGCCGTTCAGGATCGGAATGAGgaatatgatgatgatgaagatcgGAAAGATGAAGAATGGATAGTTTACAGTGGCAGTTTGGATAACTCGTTGAAGCTTTGGCGGGTGTCTGAACTGCTAGCCTGA